A single Vulpes lagopus strain Blue_001 chromosome 3, ASM1834538v1, whole genome shotgun sequence DNA region contains:
- the RETREG1 gene encoding reticulophagy regulator 1 isoform X5: MLSWTGWEVVNSKPDERPRFSHCIAESWMNFSIFLQEMSLFKQQSPGKFCLLVCSVCTFFTILGSYIPGVILSYLLLLCAFLCPLFKCNDIGQKIYSKIKSVLLKLDFGIGEYINQKKRKRSEADKEKSHKDDSELDLSALCPKISLTVAAKELSVSDTDVSEVSWTDNGTFNLSEGYTPQTDTSDDLDRPSEEVFSRDLSDFPSVENGMGTNDEDEFSLGLPPEQRRRKEQLDSGVRTSRERQSAAGLSLPLSSDQTFHLMRSLAGDAITAAVTAAIKEQLEGAQQALSQAAPSPGDDTDTEEGDDFELLDQSELDQIESELGLSQDQEAEAQQNKKSSGFLSNLLGGH, encoded by the exons ATGCTGTCCTGGACGGG cTGGGAAGTTGTCAATTCCAAACCAGATGAAAGACCCAGGTTCAGCCACTGTATTGCAGAATCATGGATGAATTTCAGCATATTTCTTCAAGAAATGTCTCTTTTTAAACAGCAGAGCCCGGGCAAG ttttgtCTCCTGGTCTGCAGTGTGTGCACATTTTTTACAATCTTGGGAAGTTACATTCCTGGAGTTATACTCAGCTATCTGCTGT TGCTGTGTGCATTTTTGTGTCCACTGTTTAAGTGTAATGATATCGGACAAAAAATATACAGCAAAATCAAGTCAGTTCTGCTGAAGCTAGACTTTGGAATTGGAGAATATATTAATCAGAAGAAACGTAAGAGATCTG aagcagataaagaaaaaagtcacaaagatgaCAGCGAATTAGACCTTTCAGCTCTTTGTCCTAAG ATCAGCCTCACGGTTGCTGCCAAAGAGCTGTCTGTGTCGGACACAGACGTATCCGAGGTCTCCTGGACTGACAATGGGACCTTCAACCTTTCAGAAGGATACACTCCACAGACAGACACTTCTGACG ATCTCGATCGACCCAGCGAAGAAGTTTTCTCTCGAGACCTTTCCGATTTTCCATCTGTAGAAAATGGCATGGGAACAAATGATGAAGATGAATTCAGCCTTGGCTTGCCCCCTgagcaaaggagaagaaaggagcagCTGGACAGCGGTGTGAGAACGAGCAGAGAGAGGCAGTCGGCGGCTGGTCTCAGCCTTCCTCTGAGCAGTGACCAAACCTTTCACCTGATGCGCAGCCTGGCTGGGGACGCCATCACGGCCGCAGTGACAGCTGCCATCAAGGAGCAGTTAGAGGGCGCGCAGCAAGCACTCTCTcaggctgcccccagcccaggagACGACACAGACACTGAAGAAGGTGATGACTTTGAACTACTTGACCAGTCAGAGCTTGATCAAATTGAGAGTGAGTTGGGACTCTCACAAGACCAAGAAGCAGAAGCACAGCAAAATAAGAAGTCTTCGGGCTTCCTTTCAAATCTACTCGGAGGCCATTAG
- the RETREG1 gene encoding reticulophagy regulator 1 isoform X3 yields MQIIKDMVLSRARGAQLWRSLSESWEVVNSKPDERPRFSHCIAESWMNFSIFLQEMSLFKQQSPGKFCLLVCSVCTFFTILGSYIPGVILSYLLLLCAFLCPLFKCNDIGQKIYSKIKSVLLKLDFGIGEYINQKKRKRSEADKEKSHKDDSELDLSALCPKISLTVAAKELSVSDTDVSEVSWTDNGTFNLSEGYTPQTDTSDDLDRPSEEVFSRDLSDFPSVENGMGTNDEDEFSLGLPPEQRRRKEQLDSGVRTSRERQSAAGLSLPLSSDQTFHLMRSLAGDAITAAVTAAIKEQLEGAQQALSQAAPSPGDDTDTEEGDDFELLDQSELDQIESELGLSQDQEAEAQQNKKSSGFLSNLLGGH; encoded by the exons cTGGGAAGTTGTCAATTCCAAACCAGATGAAAGACCCAGGTTCAGCCACTGTATTGCAGAATCATGGATGAATTTCAGCATATTTCTTCAAGAAATGTCTCTTTTTAAACAGCAGAGCCCGGGCAAG ttttgtCTCCTGGTCTGCAGTGTGTGCACATTTTTTACAATCTTGGGAAGTTACATTCCTGGAGTTATACTCAGCTATCTGCTGT TGCTGTGTGCATTTTTGTGTCCACTGTTTAAGTGTAATGATATCGGACAAAAAATATACAGCAAAATCAAGTCAGTTCTGCTGAAGCTAGACTTTGGAATTGGAGAATATATTAATCAGAAGAAACGTAAGAGATCTG aagcagataaagaaaaaagtcacaaagatgaCAGCGAATTAGACCTTTCAGCTCTTTGTCCTAAG ATCAGCCTCACGGTTGCTGCCAAAGAGCTGTCTGTGTCGGACACAGACGTATCCGAGGTCTCCTGGACTGACAATGGGACCTTCAACCTTTCAGAAGGATACACTCCACAGACAGACACTTCTGACG ATCTCGATCGACCCAGCGAAGAAGTTTTCTCTCGAGACCTTTCCGATTTTCCATCTGTAGAAAATGGCATGGGAACAAATGATGAAGATGAATTCAGCCTTGGCTTGCCCCCTgagcaaaggagaagaaaggagcagCTGGACAGCGGTGTGAGAACGAGCAGAGAGAGGCAGTCGGCGGCTGGTCTCAGCCTTCCTCTGAGCAGTGACCAAACCTTTCACCTGATGCGCAGCCTGGCTGGGGACGCCATCACGGCCGCAGTGACAGCTGCCATCAAGGAGCAGTTAGAGGGCGCGCAGCAAGCACTCTCTcaggctgcccccagcccaggagACGACACAGACACTGAAGAAGGTGATGACTTTGAACTACTTGACCAGTCAGAGCTTGATCAAATTGAGAGTGAGTTGGGACTCTCACAAGACCAAGAAGCAGAAGCACAGCAAAATAAGAAGTCTTCGGGCTTCCTTTCAAATCTACTCGGAGGCCATTAG
- the RETREG1 gene encoding reticulophagy regulator 1 isoform X2, with product MPGGKEEEKKRKEREWAGLREVIPVKVTSWAATLLTPGRKRLLPAAPTAGSKSWEVVNSKPDERPRFSHCIAESWMNFSIFLQEMSLFKQQSPGKFCLLVCSVCTFFTILGSYIPGVILSYLLLLCAFLCPLFKCNDIGQKIYSKIKSVLLKLDFGIGEYINQKKRKRSEADKEKSHKDDSELDLSALCPKISLTVAAKELSVSDTDVSEVSWTDNGTFNLSEGYTPQTDTSDDLDRPSEEVFSRDLSDFPSVENGMGTNDEDEFSLGLPPEQRRRKEQLDSGVRTSRERQSAAGLSLPLSSDQTFHLMRSLAGDAITAAVTAAIKEQLEGAQQALSQAAPSPGDDTDTEEGDDFELLDQSELDQIESELGLSQDQEAEAQQNKKSSGFLSNLLGGH from the exons ATGCcaggggggaaggaggaagagaaaaaaaggaaagagagagagtgggcaggtCTACGCGAAGTCATCCCAGTAAAGGTTACTAGCTGGGCGGCGACACTTCTCACACCCGGGAGAAAGCGCTTGCTCCCGGCGGCCCCCACGGCCGGGAGTAAGAG cTGGGAAGTTGTCAATTCCAAACCAGATGAAAGACCCAGGTTCAGCCACTGTATTGCAGAATCATGGATGAATTTCAGCATATTTCTTCAAGAAATGTCTCTTTTTAAACAGCAGAGCCCGGGCAAG ttttgtCTCCTGGTCTGCAGTGTGTGCACATTTTTTACAATCTTGGGAAGTTACATTCCTGGAGTTATACTCAGCTATCTGCTGT TGCTGTGTGCATTTTTGTGTCCACTGTTTAAGTGTAATGATATCGGACAAAAAATATACAGCAAAATCAAGTCAGTTCTGCTGAAGCTAGACTTTGGAATTGGAGAATATATTAATCAGAAGAAACGTAAGAGATCTG aagcagataaagaaaaaagtcacaaagatgaCAGCGAATTAGACCTTTCAGCTCTTTGTCCTAAG ATCAGCCTCACGGTTGCTGCCAAAGAGCTGTCTGTGTCGGACACAGACGTATCCGAGGTCTCCTGGACTGACAATGGGACCTTCAACCTTTCAGAAGGATACACTCCACAGACAGACACTTCTGACG ATCTCGATCGACCCAGCGAAGAAGTTTTCTCTCGAGACCTTTCCGATTTTCCATCTGTAGAAAATGGCATGGGAACAAATGATGAAGATGAATTCAGCCTTGGCTTGCCCCCTgagcaaaggagaagaaaggagcagCTGGACAGCGGTGTGAGAACGAGCAGAGAGAGGCAGTCGGCGGCTGGTCTCAGCCTTCCTCTGAGCAGTGACCAAACCTTTCACCTGATGCGCAGCCTGGCTGGGGACGCCATCACGGCCGCAGTGACAGCTGCCATCAAGGAGCAGTTAGAGGGCGCGCAGCAAGCACTCTCTcaggctgcccccagcccaggagACGACACAGACACTGAAGAAGGTGATGACTTTGAACTACTTGACCAGTCAGAGCTTGATCAAATTGAGAGTGAGTTGGGACTCTCACAAGACCAAGAAGCAGAAGCACAGCAAAATAAGAAGTCTTCGGGCTTCCTTTCAAATCTACTCGGAGGCCATTAG
- the RETREG1 gene encoding reticulophagy regulator 1 isoform X4 gives MPEGDDTGPGPSWEVVNSKPDERPRFSHCIAESWMNFSIFLQEMSLFKQQSPGKFCLLVCSVCTFFTILGSYIPGVILSYLLLLCAFLCPLFKCNDIGQKIYSKIKSVLLKLDFGIGEYINQKKRKRSEADKEKSHKDDSELDLSALCPKISLTVAAKELSVSDTDVSEVSWTDNGTFNLSEGYTPQTDTSDDLDRPSEEVFSRDLSDFPSVENGMGTNDEDEFSLGLPPEQRRRKEQLDSGVRTSRERQSAAGLSLPLSSDQTFHLMRSLAGDAITAAVTAAIKEQLEGAQQALSQAAPSPGDDTDTEEGDDFELLDQSELDQIESELGLSQDQEAEAQQNKKSSGFLSNLLGGH, from the exons ATGCCTGAAGGTGACGACACTGGACCGGGCCCAAG cTGGGAAGTTGTCAATTCCAAACCAGATGAAAGACCCAGGTTCAGCCACTGTATTGCAGAATCATGGATGAATTTCAGCATATTTCTTCAAGAAATGTCTCTTTTTAAACAGCAGAGCCCGGGCAAG ttttgtCTCCTGGTCTGCAGTGTGTGCACATTTTTTACAATCTTGGGAAGTTACATTCCTGGAGTTATACTCAGCTATCTGCTGT TGCTGTGTGCATTTTTGTGTCCACTGTTTAAGTGTAATGATATCGGACAAAAAATATACAGCAAAATCAAGTCAGTTCTGCTGAAGCTAGACTTTGGAATTGGAGAATATATTAATCAGAAGAAACGTAAGAGATCTG aagcagataaagaaaaaagtcacaaagatgaCAGCGAATTAGACCTTTCAGCTCTTTGTCCTAAG ATCAGCCTCACGGTTGCTGCCAAAGAGCTGTCTGTGTCGGACACAGACGTATCCGAGGTCTCCTGGACTGACAATGGGACCTTCAACCTTTCAGAAGGATACACTCCACAGACAGACACTTCTGACG ATCTCGATCGACCCAGCGAAGAAGTTTTCTCTCGAGACCTTTCCGATTTTCCATCTGTAGAAAATGGCATGGGAACAAATGATGAAGATGAATTCAGCCTTGGCTTGCCCCCTgagcaaaggagaagaaaggagcagCTGGACAGCGGTGTGAGAACGAGCAGAGAGAGGCAGTCGGCGGCTGGTCTCAGCCTTCCTCTGAGCAGTGACCAAACCTTTCACCTGATGCGCAGCCTGGCTGGGGACGCCATCACGGCCGCAGTGACAGCTGCCATCAAGGAGCAGTTAGAGGGCGCGCAGCAAGCACTCTCTcaggctgcccccagcccaggagACGACACAGACACTGAAGAAGGTGATGACTTTGAACTACTTGACCAGTCAGAGCTTGATCAAATTGAGAGTGAGTTGGGACTCTCACAAGACCAAGAAGCAGAAGCACAGCAAAATAAGAAGTCTTCGGGCTTCCTTTCAAATCTACTCGGAGGCCATTAG